One Pieris napi chromosome Z, ilPieNapi1.2, whole genome shotgun sequence DNA window includes the following coding sequences:
- the LOC125062179 gene encoding chromatin complexes subunit BAP18-like isoform X2, producing the protein MVGEIFREAGSAFNKLSEMTMLLHPVGDSQPGGKWTEEEIEMLRSCVHRFAVDLNKLSQHIKSRTVSQIRTTLKKKAFEDAGIPVRQVSNSVNNVPQTTQVVSSLSLLRPNILGKNAEVTLNMLNAPENEVDVEGLNNDVKLEFEAGNEEVAT; encoded by the exons ATG GTCGGGGAGATCTTTCGTGAAGCAGGCAGTGCGTTCAATAAGTTGTCGGAAATGACGATGCTGTTACATCCAGTCGGAGATTCACAACCAGG TGGCAAATGGACGGAAGAAGAAATTGAGATGCTACGGTCTTGCGTCCACCGTTTTGCCGTCGATCTCAATAAGCTCAGCCAGCACATCAAGAGCAGAACAGT ATCTCAAATCCGCACAACACTAAAAAAGAAGGCTTTCGAGGACGCAGGTATACCAGTACGTCAGGTTAGCAACTCAGTGAACAACGTACCACAAACAACACAGGTAGTGTCGTCCCTGAGCCTCCTTCGACCGAACATATTAGGAAAGAACGCCGAG GTGACACTGAACATGTTAAACGCCCCTGAGAACGAAGTAGATGTCGAGGGTCTAAATAACGACGTCAAGCTGGAGTTCGAAGCGGGAAATGAAGAAGTGGCCACCTGA
- the LOC125062179 gene encoding chromatin complexes subunit BAP18-like isoform X1, whose translation MSNVGEIFREAGSAFNKLSEMTMLLHPVGDSQPGGKWTEEEIEMLRSCVHRFAVDLNKLSQHIKSRTVSQIRTTLKKKAFEDAGIPVRQVSNSVNNVPQTTQVVSSLSLLRPNILGKNAEVTLNMLNAPENEVDVEGLNNDVKLEFEAGNEEVAT comes from the exons ATGTCTAAC GTCGGGGAGATCTTTCGTGAAGCAGGCAGTGCGTTCAATAAGTTGTCGGAAATGACGATGCTGTTACATCCAGTCGGAGATTCACAACCAGG TGGCAAATGGACGGAAGAAGAAATTGAGATGCTACGGTCTTGCGTCCACCGTTTTGCCGTCGATCTCAATAAGCTCAGCCAGCACATCAAGAGCAGAACAGT ATCTCAAATCCGCACAACACTAAAAAAGAAGGCTTTCGAGGACGCAGGTATACCAGTACGTCAGGTTAGCAACTCAGTGAACAACGTACCACAAACAACACAGGTAGTGTCGTCCCTGAGCCTCCTTCGACCGAACATATTAGGAAAGAACGCCGAG GTGACACTGAACATGTTAAACGCCCCTGAGAACGAAGTAGATGTCGAGGGTCTAAATAACGACGTCAAGCTGGAGTTCGAAGCGGGAAATGAAGAAGTGGCCACCTGA
- the LOC125062179 gene encoding chromatin complexes subunit BAP18-like isoform X3, which produces MSNVGEIFREAGSAFNKLSEMTMLLHPVGDSQPGGKWTEEEIEMLRSCVHRFAVDLNKLSQHIKSRTVSQIRTTLKKKAFEDAGIPVRQVSNSVNNVPQTTQVTLNMLNAPENEVDVEGLNNDVKLEFEAGNEEVAT; this is translated from the exons ATGTCTAAC GTCGGGGAGATCTTTCGTGAAGCAGGCAGTGCGTTCAATAAGTTGTCGGAAATGACGATGCTGTTACATCCAGTCGGAGATTCACAACCAGG TGGCAAATGGACGGAAGAAGAAATTGAGATGCTACGGTCTTGCGTCCACCGTTTTGCCGTCGATCTCAATAAGCTCAGCCAGCACATCAAGAGCAGAACAGT ATCTCAAATCCGCACAACACTAAAAAAGAAGGCTTTCGAGGACGCAGGTATACCAGTACGTCAGGTTAGCAACTCAGTGAACAACGTACCACAAACAACACAG GTGACACTGAACATGTTAAACGCCCCTGAGAACGAAGTAGATGTCGAGGGTCTAAATAACGACGTCAAGCTGGAGTTCGAAGCGGGAAATGAAGAAGTGGCCACCTGA